In a single window of the Nocardiopsis composta genome:
- a CDS encoding DMT family transporter, whose protein sequence is MLQRFDPVLLALAGAACTSVSGAFVKASGADAGTAAFLRCALALVLLMPMAAAELRRLGRRPPRFLATDFAAGLLLGTDYVLWTASIERVGAGIATVLLNIQLVVFPLLALVFTGARVPRSFLVAAPVMLAGVALAAGIADPGGGTAAHGGDALLGLVYGCAAGVAYAGYLFLSRLGGGRDHASTPVCTSTMGAAVAAAVIGGLWTGIHPSALDPAGWGWLALLALTGQVLTWLLVGAALPRLAPSTGAAVLVLPPVLAVGVGALFLSEYPSAMQIAGCLLVVLAVWATERAARSSPGGPGAAAPPGRSGGATAPRSSEIEGEPPARR, encoded by the coding sequence ATGCTCCAGCGTTTCGACCCGGTCCTGCTCGCGCTCGCCGGTGCGGCGTGCACCTCGGTCTCCGGCGCCTTCGTCAAGGCGTCCGGGGCCGACGCCGGCACCGCTGCCTTCCTTCGCTGCGCGCTCGCGCTGGTGCTGCTGATGCCGATGGCCGCCGCCGAGCTGCGCCGGCTGGGCCGCCGCCCGCCGCGGTTCCTCGCCACCGACTTCGCCGCCGGCCTGCTGCTCGGCACCGACTACGTGCTGTGGACCGCGAGCATCGAGCGGGTCGGCGCGGGCATCGCCACCGTGCTGCTCAACATCCAGCTGGTGGTGTTCCCGCTGCTCGCCCTGGTCTTCACCGGAGCCCGGGTGCCCCGGTCGTTCCTGGTCGCCGCCCCGGTGATGCTCGCCGGGGTGGCGCTGGCCGCCGGGATCGCCGACCCGGGGGGCGGCACCGCGGCGCACGGCGGCGACGCGCTCCTCGGCCTGGTCTACGGCTGCGCCGCAGGGGTGGCCTACGCCGGCTACCTCTTCCTGTCCCGGCTGGGCGGCGGCCGCGACCACGCGTCGACCCCGGTGTGCACCTCGACCATGGGGGCCGCCGTCGCCGCCGCGGTCATCGGCGGCCTGTGGACCGGAATCCACCCGTCCGCCCTGGACCCCGCCGGGTGGGGGTGGCTGGCCCTGCTCGCCCTCACCGGGCAGGTGCTGACCTGGCTGCTGGTCGGCGCCGCACTGCCCCGGCTGGCCCCCAGCACCGGCGCGGCCGTGCTGGTGCTGCCCCCGGTGCTGGCGGTCGGCGTCGGCGCGCTGTTCCTGAGCGAGTACCCCTCGGCGATGCAGATCGCCGGCTGCCTGCTGGTGGTCCTGGCGGTCTGGGCGACCGAGCGCGCCGCCCGCTCCTCTCCCGGCGGTCCCGGCGCTGCGGCCCCGCCGGGGCGCTCCGGCGGGGCCACAGCGCCGAGATCATCGGAGATCGAAGGCGAGCCCCCGGCGCGGCGCTAG
- a CDS encoding LysR family transcriptional regulator, protein MFSIERLRALAAVAQYGSIAKAAQARHVTPSGMSQQLAKLEREAGRRLLEPDGRTVRLTLAGRVLAGHADQVLAQLARARRDLDDLGEEVMGPLRIGGVGSAVRSLLAGALSRLLAAHPRVEPSVRDGEAVDLLPWLMRDELDLVLIESWTSRPIPLPAGVSAVDLVDEEVCVALPEGHPLSGRDRVGLEELAEEAWASCPPGTEPCEALIQAARAAGFEPRISFSLTELPTQLALVEAGLTAALVPEMGRTPGPPGVRFVPLRSPLRRTVRAAWRAAAETPPVTACVDALRAVPAG, encoded by the coding sequence GTGTTCAGCATCGAGCGCCTGCGGGCGCTGGCCGCCGTCGCCCAGTACGGCTCCATCGCGAAGGCGGCGCAGGCCCGCCACGTCACGCCGTCGGGCATGTCCCAGCAGCTTGCCAAGTTGGAGCGGGAGGCCGGCCGCCGGCTGCTGGAGCCGGACGGCCGCACGGTCCGGCTCACCCTGGCCGGCCGGGTGCTGGCCGGGCACGCCGATCAGGTCCTCGCCCAGCTGGCCCGGGCCCGCCGGGACCTGGACGACCTCGGCGAGGAGGTGATGGGGCCGCTGCGCATCGGCGGGGTGGGCAGCGCGGTGCGCAGCCTGCTGGCCGGGGCGCTGTCCCGGCTGCTGGCCGCGCACCCCCGGGTCGAGCCGTCGGTACGCGACGGAGAGGCGGTCGACCTGCTGCCCTGGCTGATGCGCGACGAGCTCGACCTGGTGCTGATCGAGAGCTGGACGTCCCGGCCGATACCGCTGCCCGCCGGGGTGTCCGCCGTCGACCTGGTGGACGAGGAGGTCTGCGTGGCCCTCCCCGAGGGGCATCCGCTGAGCGGGCGCGACCGGGTGGGCCTGGAGGAGCTGGCCGAGGAGGCGTGGGCGAGCTGCCCGCCCGGTACCGAGCCCTGCGAGGCGCTGATCCAGGCGGCCCGCGCCGCCGGGTTCGAACCGCGGATCTCCTTCTCCCTCACCGAGCTTCCCACCCAGCTGGCCCTGGTGGAGGCCGGGCTGACGGCGGCCCTGGTCCCGGAGATGGGCCGCACCCCGGGGCCGCCCGGGGTCCGGTTCGTCCCGCTCCGCTCGCCGCTGCGCCGCACGGTCCGGGCCGCCTGGCGCGCCGCGGCCGAGACGCCCCCGGTGACGGCCTGCGTGGACGCCCTGCGCGCCGTCCCCGCCGGGTGA